The following proteins are encoded in a genomic region of Candidatus Marinarcus aquaticus:
- a CDS encoding TOBE domain-containing protein, translated as MKISARNQLTGKIDLIQKGKVNSELYIKLNSGYTLVSVITNEAVRDLDLKLDDEVVTFFKSSSVLVTTDITLNISARNKFQGVVENMAIGEVNAQLHINIGNNDTIVAVITANSMKALQIKMGSSVSAIIKASDVMIAK; from the coding sequence ATGAAGATAAGTGCTAGAAATCAGCTCACAGGAAAAATTGATTTAATCCAAAAAGGAAAAGTCAATTCAGAACTGTACATCAAACTGAACAGTGGCTATACCCTTGTTTCAGTTATAACCAATGAGGCTGTCAGAGATTTGGATTTAAAACTTGATGATGAAGTTGTCACCTTTTTTAAATCCAGCAGTGTGCTTGTTACTACGGATATCACTTTGAATATCAGTGCTAGAAATAAGTTCCAAGGTGTGGTTGAAAACATGGCCATTGGTGAAGTCAATGCACAATTACATATCAATATTGGAAACAATGACACCATTGTTGCAGTCATTACTGCCAACTCGATGAAAGCTTTACAGATAAAAATGGGCTCCAGTGTGAGTGCCATTATAAAAGCCAGCGACGTCATGATCGCAAAATAA
- the modA gene encoding molybdate ABC transporter substrate-binding protein, giving the protein MKKLVLAILLLSGSVFADKINIAVAANVSYAINDLIAKFNETNPDTEVAVTLGSSGKLTAQIKNGAPYHIFMAANMKYPEALYSEKLASTEPVIYAQGSLAILSAKKLDLSKGIMLANDSSVSKIAIANPKTAPYGKAAVEAMKNANIFDNVQSKYVYAESISQTVTYALTATDIGFIAKSSLYSPKMSAYKEGVNWTDVEPSLYTPINQGIVILSNASDNKEVKAFYDFMLSEDAKKIFNAFGYLVP; this is encoded by the coding sequence ATGAAAAAATTAGTATTGGCTATTTTACTTTTAAGTGGTTCTGTATTTGCAGATAAGATTAATATTGCTGTTGCAGCAAACGTGAGTTATGCCATCAATGATTTGATTGCAAAGTTTAATGAGACCAATCCCGACACAGAAGTGGCTGTAACTTTAGGTAGTAGTGGAAAATTAACTGCTCAAATTAAAAATGGAGCACCTTACCATATCTTTATGGCAGCAAACATGAAATACCCAGAAGCACTCTACAGTGAAAAACTGGCCAGCACAGAACCTGTGATTTATGCCCAAGGAAGTTTGGCCATTTTAAGTGCGAAAAAGTTGGATCTTTCTAAAGGGATCATGCTTGCAAACGATTCAAGTGTAAGTAAAATTGCTATAGCAAACCCTAAAACTGCACCATATGGTAAAGCAGCTGTAGAAGCGATGAAAAATGCAAACATATTTGATAATGTACAAAGTAAATATGTATATGCCGAATCCATCTCACAAACAGTAACCTATGCTTTAACAGCAACGGATATTGGATTCATTGCAAAATCATCTTTGTACAGTCCTAAAATGTCAGCTTATAAAGAGGGTGTGAATTGGACCGATGTTGAGCCATCACTTTACACACCGATTAATCAAGGTATTGTTATACTTAGCAACGCATCAGACAATAAAGAGGTCAAAGCTTTTTATGACTTTATGTTAAGTGAAGATGCGAAAAAAATCTTTAATGCATTTGGATATTTAGTACCATGA
- a CDS encoding TOBE domain-containing protein, which translates to MNQIVANVTRIDTIDNLNIVEFEFQTTKLKMMSLDLSNITVGQKVVLSVKPTHIAVAKELSGMLSYSNQLITTISKIEMGELLCTISTEIFSIPLQSIITADSAKRMNLQLNDEITLLIKASDLSILDVYHD; encoded by the coding sequence ATGAATCAAATCGTAGCAAACGTTACTCGAATCGACACTATTGATAACCTCAATATTGTCGAGTTTGAGTTTCAAACCACCAAACTCAAAATGATGAGTTTGGACCTATCTAACATCACTGTTGGTCAAAAAGTTGTTTTAAGTGTAAAACCCACTCATATTGCTGTGGCAAAAGAGTTAAGTGGAATGCTCAGTTACTCAAATCAACTCATTACAACAATCTCTAAAATAGAAATGGGAGAGCTTTTATGCACCATTTCCACAGAGATTTTTAGTATACCTTTACAAAGCATTATCACTGCTGATTCTGCAAAACGTATGAACCTACAACTCAATGATGAAATTACTCTGCTTATAAAAGCAAGTGATCTCTCTATATTGGACGTATACCATGATTGA
- the modB gene encoding molybdate ABC transporter permease subunit has protein sequence MIEILQAMEFEPFLLSFKLAGLTTLILFVIAMPLSWYLSQTKSKLKPVYEAITALPIVLPPSVLGFYILWALSHNSPLGAFFEDLLGFKLVFNFTGLVIASCFYSLPFMVQPLQSGFESINKNMLEASYISGKSKMQTLIKVALPNIKPSLMTAIIVTFAHTVGEFGVVLMVGGSIPGETKVASVAIYEFVEIMDYKAAHVYSALMVILSFIVLLSVYIFNHKQNRKFGGIHK, from the coding sequence ATGATTGAAATTTTACAAGCAATGGAGTTTGAACCTTTTTTACTCTCCTTTAAACTGGCAGGTCTTACCACTTTGATTTTGTTTGTCATAGCCATGCCTTTAAGTTGGTACTTATCACAAACCAAATCAAAATTAAAACCTGTGTATGAAGCCATCACAGCGCTCCCAATTGTTTTGCCCCCTTCAGTTTTAGGGTTTTATATTCTTTGGGCACTTTCACATAACTCTCCATTGGGAGCCTTCTTTGAAGATTTACTGGGGTTTAAACTGGTTTTTAACTTCACTGGGCTTGTGATTGCGAGTTGTTTTTACAGCTTGCCTTTTATGGTGCAACCTTTACAAAGTGGATTTGAAAGCATCAACAAAAACATGCTTGAAGCCAGTTACATCAGTGGAAAAAGCAAAATGCAAACGCTTATAAAAGTGGCCTTGCCTAACATCAAGCCTTCATTGATGACTGCCATCATCGTCACCTTTGCTCACACTGTAGGAGAGTTTGGTGTGGTATTAATGGTGGGTGGAAGTATTCCAGGTGAAACCAAAGTGGCCTCTGTGGCTATTTATGAGTTTGTAGAAATCATGGATTATAAAGCAGCTCATGTCTACAGTGCTCTTATGGTGATTTTGAGTTTCATCGTATTATTAAGCGTCTATATTTTTAACCATAAACAAAACAGAAAATTTGGTGGGATTCACAAATGA
- a CDS encoding ABC transporter ATP-binding protein — MIKIDINKELHGSNGVMNLDVNLQIKSGDFIALAGVSGSGKTTLLRILAGLEEAQGNITIDDETWLKDNYTLPVQKRKIGFVFQDYALFPNMTVLDNLLYVQKDRDLAQHLLEMTDLAELSRRYPHSLSGGQKQRVSLCRALMNRPKLLLMDEPLSALDPSMRTKLQSEILNLHKEFKTTTIMVSHDPSEIYRLSNRVIMLNQGEVIKDGHAKDVLLKTQGSAKFSFEGELLDIKKMDVIHVAIVAIGQQIVEVIISSNEAQTLQIGQSVTVSTKAFAPMITQNKD, encoded by the coding sequence ATGATAAAAATAGATATAAATAAAGAACTGCACGGTTCAAATGGGGTAATGAACCTTGATGTTAACCTACAAATAAAAAGTGGAGACTTCATTGCTCTTGCTGGTGTGAGTGGAAGTGGGAAAACCACTCTTTTACGAATTTTAGCAGGGCTTGAAGAAGCACAAGGGAACATCACCATTGATGATGAAACTTGGTTAAAAGATAACTACACACTGCCTGTACAAAAACGTAAAATTGGTTTTGTGTTTCAAGACTATGCCCTTTTTCCTAACATGACGGTTTTGGATAACTTACTGTATGTACAAAAAGACAGAGATTTGGCACAACATCTGCTTGAAATGACTGATTTAGCCGAACTCTCCCGTCGTTATCCTCACAGCTTAAGTGGTGGACAAAAACAAAGAGTGAGTCTGTGTCGAGCCTTGATGAACCGTCCCAAACTTCTATTGATGGATGAACCCCTTTCAGCTCTTGATCCCTCCATGCGCACCAAACTGCAAAGTGAGATTTTAAATCTACATAAGGAGTTTAAAACCACTACGATTATGGTCAGCCATGATCCCAGTGAAATCTACCGATTAAGCAATCGGGTGATTATGCTCAATCAAGGGGAAGTGATTAAAGATGGTCATGCCAAAGATGTGTTATTAAAAACACAAGGGAGCGCTAAGTTCTCATTTGAAGGGGAGCTTTTAGATATTAAAAAAATGGATGTAATTCATGTAGCTATTGTGGCTATTGGACAACAAATCGTGGAGGTCATCATCAGTTCAAATGAAGCTCAAACCCTTCAAATAGGTCAGAGTGTTACGGTCAGCACCAAAGCTTTTGCTCCAATGATTACTCAAAATAAGGATTAA
- the modA gene encoding molybdate ABC transporter substrate-binding protein, producing MLVRSFLLFVCLFAAVQAKNLKIAAGAGYKKVVLKVIEAYEKKGPSIDGFFGNMRQVSAQAKQSDIALIIGDKNFLLNKSGLDIIKQYKVGEGRVVIVYPKDAQAITNTQSLLDENIEKIAMPQPKKAIYGIAGEAFLKNEKIYEQVKEKLYIVATVPQVMTYVIANEVDAGIVNLTSALENRDKIGGYIEVNPKSHLPIEIIAAELDSCDEQCQSFAAFLQQDEAQAIFKSFGL from the coding sequence ATGTTAGTACGAAGTTTTCTTCTTTTTGTTTGTTTATTTGCTGCTGTTCAAGCAAAAAATTTAAAAATAGCTGCGGGTGCAGGGTATAAAAAAGTGGTTTTAAAAGTGATTGAAGCGTATGAAAAGAAAGGTCCTTCAATCGATGGTTTTTTTGGAAATATGAGACAAGTCTCTGCTCAAGCCAAACAAAGTGACATCGCACTGATTATTGGAGATAAAAATTTCTTACTGAATAAAAGTGGCCTTGATATTATCAAACAATATAAAGTAGGTGAAGGAAGAGTTGTTATTGTCTATCCTAAAGATGCTCAAGCGATCACAAATACACAAAGCCTTTTGGATGAAAACATAGAAAAAATTGCCATGCCACAACCTAAAAAAGCGATTTATGGCATTGCGGGTGAGGCTTTTTTAAAAAATGAAAAGATCTATGAGCAAGTCAAAGAGAAGCTCTATATTGTTGCAACTGTACCTCAAGTGATGACCTATGTTATTGCCAATGAAGTGGATGCAGGCATTGTAAACCTCACTTCTGCACTTGAAAACAGAGATAAAATTGGTGGTTACATAGAAGTGAATCCTAAAAGCCATCTACCCATTGAAATCATTGCAGCTGAATTAGACAGTTGTGATGAACAGTGCCAATCATTTGCAGCATTTTTGCAACAAGATGAAGCACAAGCCATCTTTAAGTCATTTGGACTGTAG
- the modB gene encoding molybdate ABC transporter permease subunit — MHTIVLEQITNPLWLSFKTIMVTTLLFLFLGTPLAYLLSKKKLPFRWLLDTLVTLPLVFPPIAVGFFLLLLLGKKSLIGEFLQTFNMEIIFSFTGIVIAAFIAGIPLMVKPLQAAIDQFPKAIKEASYLSGKSKLYTFVCIVLPTIKNALMVALLIATARALGEVGITLMLGGNIIGKTDTVSLAIYNAVFDGEFDLAMLLSAILVTISLLFFIALHWFEKRKPLV; from the coding sequence ATGCACACCATCGTTTTAGAGCAAATTACAAACCCCTTATGGTTAAGCTTTAAAACCATCATGGTTACAACCCTTCTTTTTTTGTTTTTAGGAACGCCTTTGGCCTATTTATTGTCAAAAAAAAAGTTGCCTTTTCGATGGTTACTTGACACACTGGTCACGCTTCCTTTGGTTTTTCCTCCCATTGCAGTGGGATTTTTTCTGCTTCTTTTATTGGGCAAAAAAAGTCTCATTGGAGAGTTTTTACAAACCTTTAATATGGAAATCATCTTCAGCTTTACAGGCATCGTGATTGCTGCTTTTATTGCAGGTATTCCTTTGATGGTCAAACCACTTCAAGCTGCCATTGATCAATTTCCCAAAGCCATCAAAGAGGCGTCGTATTTAAGTGGAAAATCCAAGCTCTACACCTTTGTATGTATTGTTTTACCCACAATTAAAAATGCCTTGATGGTTGCCCTTCTTATTGCTACAGCTCGGGCATTAGGAGAAGTGGGTATTACGTTGATGTTAGGTGGGAATATCATTGGTAAAACGGACACGGTTTCGTTGGCTATTTATAATGCTGTGTTTGATGGAGAGTTTGACTTAGCAATGCTTCTAAGTGCCATCTTAGTAACGATTTCTCTTCTTTTTTTTATTGCCCTTCACTGGTTTGAAAAAAGAAAACCACTGGTTTAG
- the modD gene encoding ModD protein: protein MFNLTTQELQAYINEDIPYFDLTTSLQKCNHTQARMEIYTREDIVVACSEEAAKIAEHFNCKILSLKPSQTKAKQQEVLLSYEGEYAQVHQAYRLTQILLEYSCKIATHASLMNEKIKAINPHCELLTTRKTFPFAKKFCIKAAMMGGAMPHRLGLSETILFFDAHRVIYDSNTAFYSFVQELKNNIVEKKIVVESETTEDAIALMQYGADVLQLDKLSFEDITKIVTYKNENFPQVKILAAGGININNVERYVQAGVDGIVTSWVYQAGMANLGAKFQLKE, encoded by the coding sequence ATGTTCAACTTAACTACTCAAGAACTGCAAGCATATATCAATGAAGATATTCCGTACTTCGATTTAACCACCTCATTACAAAAATGTAATCACACCCAAGCACGAATGGAGATCTATACACGGGAAGATATTGTGGTTGCGTGCAGTGAAGAGGCCGCAAAGATAGCTGAACATTTCAATTGCAAAATACTCTCTCTTAAGCCCAGTCAAACCAAAGCCAAACAGCAAGAGGTTCTACTGAGTTACGAAGGAGAGTATGCCCAAGTACATCAAGCCTATCGATTGACACAAATTCTTTTAGAGTACAGTTGTAAAATTGCAACGCATGCTTCTTTGATGAATGAAAAAATCAAAGCCATCAATCCACACTGTGAACTTCTCACCACTCGCAAAACATTCCCTTTTGCTAAAAAGTTCTGTATCAAAGCAGCGATGATGGGAGGAGCAATGCCTCACCGTTTGGGATTAAGTGAAACCATACTCTTTTTTGATGCGCATCGAGTTATTTATGACTCTAACACTGCTTTTTACTCTTTTGTACAAGAGCTTAAAAACAATATTGTAGAGAAGAAAATCGTGGTTGAAAGTGAAACCACAGAAGATGCCATTGCTCTGATGCAATATGGTGCAGATGTTTTGCAACTGGATAAACTCTCTTTTGAAGATATCACCAAAATCGTAACTTACAAAAATGAAAACTTCCCTCAGGTAAAAATCCTTGCAGCAGGGGGCATTAATATAAACAACGTAGAGCGTTATGTTCAAGCAGGCGTGGATGGTATTGTAACAAGTTGGGTGTATCAAGCAGGTATGGCGAACCTAGGAGCCAAGTTTCAACTTAAAGAGTAA
- a CDS encoding aldo/keto reductase, whose protein sequence is MNVATPEATYHYAKQFSNYKDFYIKHNDLIFSKLGIGTFNKEPYKEENYVFHYIEGVKTAIKNGINFIDTASNYRYGQSEKEIGEALKELYAEGTVKREELIICSKGGFIQLDFPFPENPYTWIEEHILKPKLALKEDIELDQHCMTPDYLEWSCQNSLKNMGVDCFDIYYLHNPEMQLIKLGYDTFLKKIESIFKRFEKMADKGMLKYYGVAVWNAFINPKNNKELINLEDLVNIAKKVGGKNHRFKYIQTPFNMGKTSIYTLPTQTVNSEECTLLQAAHRLGMGVISSSSLLQMNLFKKSFKPETGYLLDPSMTLSNDIQLALQFVRSTPGIISSLFASKVPVHIKANLEITKIKSTPRANYDLIYRV, encoded by the coding sequence ATGAATGTAGCAACACCTGAAGCAACTTACCATTATGCTAAACAATTTTCAAATTATAAAGACTTTTATATCAAGCATAACGATTTGATTTTTTCTAAACTGGGGATTGGAACATTTAATAAAGAACCTTATAAAGAAGAGAATTACGTATTTCATTATATAGAAGGGGTTAAAACGGCCATAAAAAATGGCATTAACTTCATTGATACAGCCAGTAACTATCGCTATGGTCAAAGTGAAAAAGAGATTGGTGAAGCTTTAAAAGAGCTCTATGCCGAGGGGACAGTCAAAAGAGAAGAGTTGATTATTTGCTCAAAAGGGGGATTCATACAACTGGATTTTCCTTTTCCTGAAAACCCATATACTTGGATTGAAGAGCATATTTTAAAACCAAAATTGGCTTTAAAAGAGGACATTGAACTTGACCAACACTGTATGACCCCTGATTATTTAGAGTGGTCCTGTCAAAACTCTTTAAAGAACATGGGAGTTGATTGTTTTGATATCTATTATTTGCACAACCCCGAGATGCAACTCATCAAGTTGGGGTACGATACATTCCTTAAAAAAATTGAAAGCATCTTCAAACGATTTGAAAAAATGGCCGATAAAGGGATGTTGAAATATTATGGAGTTGCAGTCTGGAATGCCTTTATTAACCCTAAAAATAACAAAGAGTTGATTAACTTAGAAGATTTGGTCAACATTGCCAAAAAAGTAGGTGGGAAGAACCACCGATTTAAGTATATTCAAACCCCATTTAACATGGGAAAAACTTCTATTTATACACTTCCTACACAAACAGTAAACAGTGAAGAGTGTACCCTGCTTCAAGCAGCACACCGATTAGGTATGGGAGTAATTTCCAGTTCCTCTTTACTTCAAATGAACCTGTTTAAAAAATCATTTAAACCCGAAACGGGTTATTTATTGGATCCTTCAATGACATTGAGCAATGATATTCAACTCGCACTGCAATTTGTACGTTCAACGCCCGGTATCATAAGCTCACTCTTTGCCTCAAAAGTACCCGTACACATCAAAGCAAATCTTGAAATCACAAAAATTAAATCAACGCCAAGAGCAAACTATGATTTAATCTATAGGGTATAA
- a CDS encoding L-aspartate oxidase has product MIYDVIVVGSGIAGLMAAIEAKTEQNKVAIITKSNLFKSNSSMASGGINAVLDKKNTKEINAHINDTFQSSKGLGNKKAINYMCNRASTIIEKLEEYGVNFDKDIQGTILQRSFGGASSKRTCFVGDKTGGAITQALIKKAREIGVEFLVNNFVLNLAKYKNNVSGVICLRKLDSSVLIYPAKSVVLAGGGYAGIFRGNSTNAQDYTGDLLAVCLRAGLSLSNMEFVQFHPTGFAKTNYLVTEAARAEGGYLINSDGERFINELDTRDKIAKAILKQQQKGRKVYIDLRHLSLEKIQSRLPGLYNAAMNQAGVDLSSELLEIKPVAHYSMGGVETNMVSTSIKGLFVCGEMASNGVHGANRLGGNSLLEGVVFGELAGKKAASHAQDRHYLPIDYNIVIKDIKTIDKIFDSDTSKNFNAIRISMGNCLFDKVGIIRNRKSLIQAFDYIKYLRRESYSLHCINKERRNNVELTSILELRNALEISEAIILSAQKRKESRGAHFRDDFPDINKEMNKHILVTEIQKGYFKTQFQASKWIDFLKRTLTNKT; this is encoded by the coding sequence ATGATATATGACGTTATCGTCGTTGGGTCAGGTATTGCTGGGCTGATGGCTGCAATTGAAGCAAAAACAGAACAGAATAAAGTTGCGATAATCACAAAAAGCAACCTCTTTAAATCCAACTCTTCTATGGCCAGCGGGGGTATCAATGCTGTACTTGATAAAAAAAATACCAAAGAGATTAATGCCCATATTAATGATACCTTTCAATCTTCAAAAGGGTTAGGGAATAAAAAAGCCATCAACTATATGTGTAATCGAGCCTCAACCATCATAGAAAAACTTGAAGAGTATGGGGTAAACTTTGATAAAGATATTCAAGGCACTATTCTTCAACGTAGTTTTGGTGGAGCAAGCAGCAAACGAACCTGTTTTGTAGGAGATAAAACAGGGGGAGCCATCACCCAAGCATTGATAAAAAAAGCACGAGAGATTGGGGTAGAGTTTTTAGTGAACAATTTTGTTTTAAACTTGGCAAAGTATAAAAACAATGTCAGTGGAGTGATTTGTCTGAGAAAATTGGACTCTTCAGTTTTAATCTATCCTGCAAAGTCTGTGGTGCTTGCAGGAGGTGGATATGCTGGGATTTTCAGAGGAAACTCAACCAATGCGCAAGACTACACAGGGGATCTACTCGCTGTTTGTTTACGAGCAGGTTTGAGTCTATCCAACATGGAATTTGTCCAGTTTCACCCAACGGGGTTTGCCAAAACCAACTATTTGGTCACAGAAGCCGCTCGCGCTGAAGGGGGATACCTTATCAACAGTGATGGGGAACGATTTATCAATGAACTTGATACTCGAGATAAGATTGCCAAAGCGATATTAAAGCAACAACAAAAAGGGCGTAAAGTCTATATCGACCTTCGACACTTAAGCCTTGAAAAGATTCAATCACGCTTGCCAGGTCTTTATAATGCAGCAATGAATCAAGCGGGAGTGGATCTTTCATCTGAATTGCTTGAAATCAAACCCGTTGCTCACTACAGCATGGGTGGAGTAGAAACCAATATGGTCTCTACAAGCATAAAAGGTCTTTTTGTATGTGGAGAGATGGCATCAAATGGGGTACATGGTGCGAACCGATTGGGTGGAAATTCTTTGCTAGAAGGAGTAGTATTTGGAGAACTTGCAGGTAAAAAAGCAGCCTCTCATGCTCAAGACCGTCACTATTTGCCTATTGATTACAATATTGTCATTAAAGACATTAAAACCATTGATAAAATCTTTGATTCAGATACCTCAAAAAATTTCAACGCCATACGTATTTCTATGGGGAATTGTCTGTTTGACAAAGTAGGCATCATACGAAACCGAAAATCGCTCATTCAAGCCTTTGATTACATCAAATATTTGCGACGGGAATCATACAGTCTGCACTGTATTAACAAAGAGCGACGCAATAATGTCGAGTTGACCTCTATTTTAGAACTGCGTAATGCCTTGGAAATTTCTGAAGCCATTATTCTTTCAGCACAAAAAAGAAAAGAGAGTCGTGGTGCACACTTTAGGGATGATTTCCCCGATATAAACAAAGAGATGAACAAACACATCTTGGTTACTGAGATTCAAAAAGGTTACTTTAAAACTCAATTCCAAGCGTCAAAATGGATTGATTTTTTAAAACGAACATTGACCAATAAAACTTAA
- the nifT gene encoding putative nitrogen fixation protein NifT has translation MAKVMLRENDGVLYFYVAKKDMEETIESLEFDTPENWGGEVELSNGETWWIQPGSKQLPKEEVCKKISD, from the coding sequence ATGGCAAAAGTAATGTTAAGAGAGAACGATGGTGTTCTTTATTTTTATGTAGCAAAAAAAGATATGGAAGAGACAATTGAGTCTTTAGAGTTTGATACACCAGAAAACTGGGGTGGAGAAGTGGAACTTTCAAATGGTGAGACATGGTGGATTCAACCCGGATCAAAACAACTGCCAAAAGAGGAAGTTTGTAAAAAGATTTCTGATTAA
- a CDS encoding sigma 54-interacting transcriptional regulator has translation MPLMDKAACQTCLTTKELTTLYEIASIISNHYNLDTSLEKCIKVLKNTLNLENCVVHILEDDELKVFASVELSKIQRDLATYKIGEGVTGMAAQEKEPIVVENIHSDTLFLNKSGKRDFNGQSYVAVPLVVDTKTIGVLGASLTKTTEIGFEDTVRILTIVSSIFAQTIYSYQMNKKEKERLKELKLYYKMEWDSKVHNFGDIIGDSPKMQQVFQVIQRIAQSDVTVLVRGETGTGKELVAAAIHKRSKRKDEPFIKLNCAAITDTLLESELFGHEKGAFTDAKETRKGRFELADGGTLFLDEIGDISASAQVKLLRVLQEREFERVGGSKTIKVNVRLIAATNRNLEKMVEDGDFREDLYYRLNVIPIDLPPLRERGDDIKQLVNFFLERAIKNHKKRVTITEEAMDALCQYPWPGNVRELENTLERIVLMGNEDGISESDMRLLLPALHDTQATKASKKSNTSNNLASKTLEELEKDAIENALDNNNNNQSHAAKELGISLRQIGYKIKKYGI, from the coding sequence ATGCCATTAATGGATAAAGCAGCATGTCAGACCTGTTTAACAACTAAAGAATTAACTACACTGTACGAAATAGCTTCAATTATTTCAAACCACTATAATTTAGACACATCATTAGAAAAATGTATCAAAGTTTTAAAAAATACTCTGAATTTAGAGAATTGTGTGGTTCATATCTTAGAGGATGATGAACTCAAAGTATTTGCGTCCGTTGAATTAAGTAAAATCCAACGAGACTTAGCAACGTATAAAATTGGGGAAGGGGTAACGGGAATGGCGGCCCAAGAGAAAGAACCCATCGTTGTGGAAAATATTCATAGTGACACCCTATTTCTAAACAAATCAGGAAAACGAGATTTTAACGGACAATCGTATGTGGCCGTGCCTTTGGTGGTTGATACTAAAACCATTGGAGTATTGGGTGCAAGTCTGACAAAAACAACTGAGATTGGCTTTGAAGATACCGTAAGGATCTTAACCATTGTCAGTTCTATTTTTGCGCAAACCATTTATTCATATCAAATGAATAAAAAAGAGAAAGAACGACTCAAAGAGTTGAAACTGTATTATAAAATGGAGTGGGATTCAAAAGTGCATAACTTTGGAGATATAATAGGGGACAGTCCAAAAATGCAGCAAGTTTTCCAAGTAATTCAACGAATTGCTCAAAGCGATGTCACCGTACTTGTAAGAGGAGAAACCGGGACAGGGAAAGAGTTGGTAGCAGCTGCCATTCACAAACGAAGTAAAAGAAAAGATGAACCATTTATTAAACTCAATTGTGCAGCTATTACTGATACGCTATTGGAAAGTGAACTGTTTGGACACGAAAAAGGTGCGTTTACCGACGCTAAAGAGACCAGAAAAGGAAGATTTGAACTCGCTGACGGAGGAACTCTTTTCTTAGATGAGATTGGAGATATTTCTGCTTCTGCGCAAGTGAAATTGTTGCGGGTTTTACAAGAGCGAGAGTTCGAACGTGTCGGTGGGAGTAAAACCATCAAGGTCAATGTTCGATTGATTGCAGCAACCAATCGAAACTTAGAAAAAATGGTTGAAGATGGTGATTTCAGAGAGGATTTATACTATCGTTTAAATGTTATTCCAATTGATTTACCGCCGTTAAGAGAGCGTGGGGATGACATTAAACAACTGGTAAACTTCTTCTTAGAACGTGCCATTAAGAATCATAAAAAAAGAGTAACCATCACTGAAGAAGCGATGGATGCGTTGTGTCAATATCCATGGCCAGGAAACGTTCGAGAGTTGGAAAATACGCTGGAGAGAATCGTACTTATGGGGAATGAAGATGGTATCAGTGAAAGCGACATGAGACTGCTTTTACCTGCATTGCATGACACACAAGCAACCAAAGCATCGAAAAAAAGCAACACTTCAAATAACTTGGCATCAAAGACATTAGAAGAGTTGGAGAAAGATGCGATTGAAAACGCGTTGGATAACAACAACAACAATCAATCACATGCAGCTAAAGAGTTGGGAATCTCTTTAAGACAAATAGGGTACAAAATTAAAAAATATGGCATCTAA